A region from the Benincasa hispida cultivar B227 chromosome 10, ASM972705v1, whole genome shotgun sequence genome encodes:
- the LOC120087810 gene encoding U-box domain-containing protein 4, producing MGVSLLKLLLRHISSFLQLSSSDYINLQPTLKYYQKIEGVLKLLRPILNAVVDSDIASDKELTQAFEELDHSVDELRVLFENWQPLSSKAYFVLQSEALILKIGKFSLDIVQLLQSSNENLLEELSSTSLEHCVQKIKHIGKEEISSVIKDAIRNQVDGIAPSSDVLVKLADSLSLRSNQEILIEAVALEKLKESAEQAENTGEAEDIDQMIALVTRMHERLIMIKQSQSSSPVPIPADFCCPLSLELMTDPVIVASGQTYERVFIKNWIDQGLNVCPKTRQTLVHTNLIPNYTVKALIANWCDTNNVKLSDPSKSVNLNQLSPLLVGSFESDTHREPLFPHSPGYQPMSPQSTRSAGSGKNLNSLVGTHRDGSSLLSHSLSDDSLSNNAGDERGIDVSRLLLSSSEDQMAKLEENGCDSVAKPSTSPSGTNVPNTSGEDEAPHSHNRTSSTSSAVSNANHSRGTSGEANEATHLSTNLTGYGSDAAGESKSEPSASATLTTNHREPEREHPPRLSDPRSRGNTMWLRPSERFASRIITSSANETRPDLSAIEAQVQKVVEELKSSSLDTLRGATAELRLLAKHNMDNRIVIAQCGAIEYLVDLLLSADSKIQENAVTALLNLSINDNNKTAIAQANSIEPLIHVLKTGSPEAKENSAATLFSLSVIEENKVKIGRSGAIGPLVELLGNGTPRGKKDAATALFNLSIFHENKARIVQAGAVRHLVELMDPAAGMVDKAVAVLANLATIPEGRSAIGQEGGIPVLVEVVELGSARGKENAAAALLQLCTTSNRHCSMVLQEGAVPPLVALSQSGTARAKEKAQALLSHFRSQRHGNSGRG from the exons ATGGGGGTATCGTTACTTAAACTGCTTCTTAGACATATATCATCATTTCTTCAACTTTCATCATCTGACTACATAAATTTACAACCAACTCTGAAGTACTACCAGAAAATAGAAGGGGTCTTGAAACTATTGAGACCAATACTGAATGCTGTTGTTGATTCAGATATAGCTTCTGATAAAGAGCTTACTCAGGCATTTGAAGAACTTGATCACTCAGTGGATGAACTAAGGGTGCTCTTTGAAAATTGGCAACCGTTGTCGAGTAAAGCCTACTTT GTATTGCAAAGTGAAGCATTGATATTGAAGATTGGGAAATTTAGCTTGGATATAGTCCAGCTTCTTCAGTCTTCAAATGAAAATCTTCTGGAGGAATTGAGTTCAACATCTCTCGAG CACTGTGTccaaaaaattaagcatattggAAAGGAGGAAATATCTTCCGTTATTAAAGATGCCATAAGGAATCAAGTAGATGGTATTGCTCCCAGCTCAGATGTTTTGGTGAAACTTGCGGATTCCCTAAGCTTGAGATCAAATCAGGAGATCTTAATTGAGGCTGTGGCCCTTGAAAAGTTGAAAGAGAGTGCAGAACAAGCTGAAAATACTGGAGAAGCCGAGGACATTGATCAAATGATTGCTCTAGTAACCCGTATGCATGAACGACTTATTATGATAAAGCAGTCCCAAAGTTCTAGTCCTGTACCAATACCTGCTGATTTCTGCTGTCCTCTTTCTCTCGAATTAATGACAGATCCAGTTATTGTAGCATCAGGGCAGACCTATGAGCgtgtatttattaaaaattggaTTGATCAAGGGCTCAATGTTTGCCCGAAGACTAGACAGACATTGGTTCACACGAATCTTATACCTAATTACACTGTTAAGGCTCTGATTGCAAACTGGTGTGACACAAACAACGTGAAATTGTCTGATCCCTCAAAGTCAGTGAACTTAAACCAACTTTCGCCCCTCCTGGTTGGGAGCTTTGAGTCTGATACCCACCGAGAACCCctttttcctcattctcctgGCTACCAACCGATGTCTCCTCAGTCAACCAGGTCTGCAGGTTCAGGAAAGAACTTGAACTCACTTGTTGGAACCCATCGAGATGGAAGTTCTTTGCTCTCCCACTCTCTCTCTGACGATTCCTTGTCAAATAATGCTGGAGATGAACGAGGGATTGATGTTAGTAGACTATTGCTTTCAAGTTCAGAAGATCAAATGGCCAAATTGGAAGAAAATGGTTGCGATTCAGTTGCTAAACCATCTACGTCACCATCTGGAACCAATGTTCCAAATACCAGTGGTGAGGACGAAGCACCTCATAGTCATAACAGGACTTCCTCCACCTCTAGTGCTGTCTCAAATGCTAATCACTCTCGAGGAACTTCAGGGGAGGCCAACGAAGCTACACATTTGTCAACGAATCTGACAGGTTATGGCAGTGATGCTGCTGGTGAGAGTAAATCAGAGCCCTCGGCTTCTGCTACCTTGACTACCAACCACAGAGAACCAGAGCGAGAGCATCCACCCAGACTATCTGACCCAAGGTCTCGAGGTAATACGATGTGGCTCCGGCCATCAGAGAGGTTTGCCTCTAGAATAATTACATCATCTGCTAATGAGACAAGGCCGGATCTTTCTGCTATTGAAGCACAAGTTCAGAAGGTGGTAGAGGAATTAAAAAGCAGTTCACTTGACACTTTAAGAGGTGCTACAGCTGAATTGCGGCTGCTGGCCAAACATAATATGGATAACCGGATAGTGATTGCTCAATGTGGGGCCATTGAATATTTGGTTGATTTGCTCCTCTCTGCAGACTCGAAGATTCAGGAGAATGCTGTGACAGCACTTCTAAACTTATCCATCAATGATAATAACAAAACCGCCATAGCCCAGGCTAATTCCATTGAACCTTTGATTCATGTTCTTAAAACTGGGAGCCCAGAAGCAAAGGAGAACTCAGCAGCAACTCTTTTTAGCCTCTCAGTGATTGAAGAGAACAAGGTCAAAATTGGAAGGTCTGGAGCAATAGGACCTCTGGTTGAATTATTGGGCAACGGAACTCCGAGGGGGAAAAAGGATGCAGCTACAGCTCTGTTTAATTTGTCAATATTCCATGAGAACAAAGCTAGAATTGTACAAGCTGGAGCTGTGAGGCATCTTGTGGAGTTGATGGACCCAGCAGCAGGAATGGTTGACAAGGCTGTTGCTGTGTTGGCAAATCTTGCCACTATTCCCGAGGGTAGGTCTGCAATTGGCCAGGAAGGTGGAATTCCCGTTCTGGTTGAGGTCGTCGAGTTGGGTTCTGCGAGAGGAAAGGAAAATGCGGCAGCAGCATTGTTGCAGCTTTGCACAACAAGCAATAGACATTGCAGTATGGTGCTCCAAGAAGGAGCCGTGCCACCATTAGTGGCATTGTCTCAATCTGGCACCGCTAGAGCCAAAGAAAAG GCCCAAGCACTTCTAAGCCATTTCAGAAGCCAGAGACATGGGAATTCAGGAAGAGGGTAA